cagaccatagggcccaccttaatgcatgcattgtatatccatgccgttcatctgtttttccagcctaACTAAGAGTGTGGTCCAATAAATGAAGAagcaatttcaggtggaccataccacagcaaACAGTTTGTTGattatccaacctattgataaggccaaacaaacctggatgaaagaaaaacaaatatctatttgatctaaaactttcgtggcccacataatatttttaatagccaataatcattgtttcctatggtgtggtctacatgaaaattatatctgcttcattttttggaccatgccctaatttAGATGGAACTTATGAGTAGCACCGATAATtttaagatgagggaaagtagacttagatggtttggccatgtgcaatggagaccatgAACTACGCCGGTTCAGAGTGATTTGGTTCGAGTTAAAGGCTCTGAAAGGGCAAGAGGAAGGCTCAttggatgtggatggaggtagtaagacaATATTTGAAGACATATGATTTAATAGGatcggtgttttaaatagctaatAGAGTGTTTTGTAGTGTTTACCCCTCCGACGCATGAGGCGTAAGCTCCATAGCTTGTCGAGTAAGTTACATGCTACATCTAGATTTTGAATTaaggttgcaccaaatatcataaaatttcatcaaccaaacacatcctagataatgcaggggcattttcataccgggctcgagtagggtagcccgtgggatgcggggacacacggGGTGGGTgattcatgtgatttggggcccacgggggaggtctcatgtttgagactcctcaccgggggtgattaatgtgcatttcacaccgggctcgagtggggtagctcgtgggatgcggggacacattcggggtgggcggcccatgtgatttgggaaccacgaagggggttcggccgaggtcctaacccatgcgatgtggggcctgggctatgagataaagggattaatttacCATACTCTAacggttcgagcttttaaagcaagtggttaattgtcctgcatcactagaATAATATGAAAAATAGAGCAAAGATTAAGGTATAAAGATAGAGAAGTAACAATGGATCTAATTTACAAGattactaaaatcattgaaaacattaactaatttttattggaaatggaaaaatataacaaatcattgaaaacattaattatttttaatatttagtGAAAAACaacttgtagtgtaagctacatagtGTCTAATGTAGGCTACATAGGATGTAGCATTTGCTAATTAACATtgtagcgtaggctacatgcaatgttgtcaaatcgcatatgcgatacACATGCGACCATATatacttctttatatatatatatatatataaatgaaaataaaggaaaaaataaaataaaaaatataagatATTAAGGGAAACTTCCCTAAGTGATTAGATAGCTAATTTTATATATTTCAAGTTtgtttaaaagaaataaaatgaaataaacaacGAATGAAGTACATCAACCACATTTATGTTCTCATATGTTTCTTGTTTCATAAATTCCTCTCGAAGtatggctgtttttttttttctaaattgtttatccatatactccatgatttcccttcggatttctggagtaatATTGGGACATGCTCTTGCATTTGATCCCGGCGTATGtacaaggtgttgcttgtgccgtGCAATGTCACCGACACTTACAAAGCTGCATACGTCACATGCTATGTGAGTCTTTTCGGTAGCATTATGATTGTGCTTGTACTTCCAACctgggtcattcgacttgggtttcaaagaagaagattgggaagaagaagacatGATGCTTTCTTCTTGTTATTTGTACATTTGTAAGTTGTAAAGAttagagaatgaaagagagagagggagagagttactTAACACGCTTACACTTGTAGTTGTggactagagagagagagggtattaATACAAAGTTATAGCCATTGGAAAAACTACTTGCATGAAAATTTTTGCCCCTAGTGGCTCGCATTATGCATAGTAGACATAAATATGGAGTATTAATTTCTTCACATGCCACAAGGCAACAAGTCAATcctaatatctctctctctctctctctctctctctctctctctctctctctctccctctctccggCATTGATATGGCTGATACGGCCATAAAGtgcccatttcttcttctttcttctctctctctctctcttttttttttctttttctttttctttttctttatttctttttttgttttttttttttttttctttttttaatacctTTCTCTACGTTTTTCACTTGTTACTACATTTCAACCATGAATGAAGCTTAAAGAGTCACTTCCTACTAGATATAGGCTTATTTTGGGGATCAAAACACAATATTTGAGTGATATTCTTGAAGCTGAATGGACAATTTTGGTAAAATTTAGAAGGGAAAGCTATTGgtgtttcatttttcttgtatttCAATATAACGGGCCCTAGTTTATGATACCATGACTGATTTTTCTTCTCTCATATCTGGAATTCAGTCCTCAACTTTTTTAATTTATCCTAGTGCGTTCCCTATTCTACGGAAGATTTCTTCAAAGCTGTGCTAGGTCCCAATCTGGGTATCCAAAGGAACAAGATCTGGAAAATCTGCTTGATGGCGGTTTGGTGGTTggtatgggaagaaagaaacgggaGATGCTTCAACAATATTTCAAACTCTGTGGATTTCTCTCTTCAGAAAGTGCAGCAGTATTTAGCAGATTGGGCCCATAATTTTCTCTTTATCAAAGATTGTAATCTGTTTTCTTTAGGAGGTTCCTTTTCTCGCTAACTCAGCGGGAAGGTCTTCCCTTTTTGTAATCCCTCCCCGTCtttttaatataatttctgttaccttaaaaaaataaaaaatcaaaggctggcctgctacaccattgaatacatgttaaaaacgtgatatatatatatatatatatatatatatcacattattTTCCCAAGTTCCTGTTAATGTTTCAAAATATTTTGGGCAAACAAAATTTCGGTCGATATGGGTCTGATGCGGTCCGAGATGCCCCATATTGTATTGTTTTTAGGCCTGGCCAAGATGCCGACCAATACagttatttaaaacattggataaACCCCTCAATGGTTTGTGGGGTTTGTCCTACCTATCATCACAAATAGGTTCATCTATGATTTCCAAACCAATACTATGTAGTGTCCGTGCACATTCGAGGCATGGCGTTCCATACATGTGGAgcacatggttcagtgatccagattgttgatatgatgaggcccactgtggaCTGGTGTGTCCCTAAAATCTCAGCTCAAAACATCACAATCCTTATAATTGGCTTACAAatagatgattaaaaaaaaaaacctgcaatagtccacattcaattgaaatAGGCTGAGATCCAAGGGTTAGGATCTTACAATCTGGGTTTTGCAACATCTCCCATCAATGTGGGTACTGTCGGATCAACTGTCTTGATCATTAAATATGAGACTTATAAGCAATTCTTTTTACAGAAATAGACCTTGTTTGGGAAGCTAACACTCTTATCGTGCAGGATACGGGGCACCGGGGAATATGACAAGTTCTTTGATGATGGTATATACAATTGCGCAGGCTGTGGATCTCCACTCTATAAATCCAGTACCAAATTCAACTCAGGCTGTGGCTGGCCTGCTTTCTTCGAGGGTCTCCCTGGAACCATAACTCGCACTGTATGCTTCTTTATTGCTTGATTTAGTTCTCTCTATTATcacttaggccctgtttggttgccacttaaaataATCTTGACaactcactatatatatatatatatatatatataatttatttatttattttaacacacgcacacactcccCACACACTTActccatagtgggatttcaccacctatgagtagtcgaacccttgatcaggtgttttttttttttttcttttcttttcttttgattggTAAGCTGGAACTGAATACGAGATCTATGTTGAAACACACAGTCTACCATTAAGCCATGAGCTTGAACATATTTAAGGGTGCATTTGCTTGCACCAAATATCCTGTAATTTCATAATATTTTGCACTGAATTCAACTGAgttatcataaaatttcatgatatttggtgaaaGCAAACGCATCCTAGACTATGATTCGTAATACATGATTaccgttaactaaaatgagatgaaataatGTTTACATGGCAACCAAACAGGAACTTAgtttcttgattatgtgcacacaTTACATTTATTTAGGGGCCATTTAATATTTGTAAGGGTGTCAGAAGGGTCATGAAACTCAAGACAGACCCAAACATGTTGGGTCTTGCAGACTCCTAAGCACAATGGGTCGATAAGGATTTGAAATTTCAGGTCTGATTAGTTATCAAGTTGGGCTTGGGTCAAGGTCATTAACCTTTTTGGTTTGGTCTGGCTGGGCTTGACAAACATTTAATTGTATCGAGCTTTGACCCATTTTAGGGCCCAGTGGGGCTTGGGCTCAGGCATTTTATTTTTGGTTCGTGCTCAAGATGACCATGAACTGTCATGGGCCCAGCCCGATGGCATCCCTAATAATAATCCCGTACTCATCGCGCACCAGCATTGTGCATGTCGCATACTCGAGCCTCATTTAAAGCCATATGTTTCTGTTGTAGCCATTGTGGATGGAACTTTAAGGAAATCATACTAGAAACTGATGATCCCAACTACCTGTCTGGCTAACATCacatggatggttgaaatgagaAATAGTTTGGTGTGCATACTcgaaggttaggattgtctaatGAATGTGATTTTAGGCCTCCCTATctaatgtggggcctaccatttggaTGGTTTGTATTGAGGTACACATATCCTTATTGACACTGTCGTAGTATTCTGTAATGGCACGATATGGGAAAAATGACCCGTAGCAGCCATTACAGCCCCCGTAAGTTGTAACAGCCCCTTAtgcctgtaacggccgttatgcccGGTCCATTACGGGGCGATATAGGTTTTtcggggatttttattttttttttccaattaaaaaaagagactgtaatggccgttataggagccataacagctgttacagcccatatcgtaaaggtaatggtggtgatcATTATGGCCAGTGTTACCGTTATAGAATACATTGATACATGTACTTGGGTATGGATCGTCGTGCTCCACCATGGTATCAGTGTTTATTGCTTGTTAACAAGATtcgtctttttttatttttatttttttcccagcCGGATCCAGATGGACGGAGGACGGAAATCACGTGCACGGCTTGCGGTGGGCACTTGGGTCATGTATTTAAAGGTGAGGGATTTCAGACACCTACCGACGAACGCCATTGTGTCAATAGCGTTTCGATCAAATTCGCTCCTGCTTAAGCTATCCATCCTGCGTCTCCATGGAGTTCATCGCAGTTTCCATTTCCTGTGTAAGCAATACCAGTATATATTTCTGGATACAACTTGTTTGTATGACATGAAAATCCTTGTAGAACTTGGTTTACTAGCTGCTGAGACAAACACTGGTAGATGGAAAACCATCTAAACACCACCTCATGCACCATCACGGTACCCATggtgagatccaagccgtccatcgtgtgggTCTGTTCGTacccaaaatcaggccagtccactatGTTATAAACAAAGGGATAGCTTAGTAAACTTCGCTGTTTATTGGCCATCTGTTTATTTCTTAAACTAGCCCAACTGACAGGACTGAGTTTTGATCAAGGGTGTCTGCTTGGTGGGACCcggctgatggatggattagatttctctgTGTCCCACTTTGTCACATGGGTGGAGTGTAGATGGCTCCCTCATGGACATGCATCGGCCTAGCGAAGCTCCTATAACCAAGATGACTATTTaagtctgtgtttggatgcactattgagaTGAATTGTGATAACCCGGCTTGGTGGTGAGGAAATGTTGAAATGGCAATCTTCTTTAGCATTCATAACAACTAAGGGGAATGCAATTTGGTAACTTGATTGTGATTTGGACCCCACCACTTGAATATGATTACTAGAGAGGTGATTGCAATTTGGAAataaattattgcaattcaactgAATAGCGCCCAAACGCAGCCTAACTTGGTGGCTGAAGTAAAATGAGTCTTTTCTCTCTTTAGGCAAGCTGGtgatgagccagatccaaagttcaacaTCAGTTGGACATTCTAAGAATTCATTTGAATGGTCCAAATTGATTTTTAAGAAATTACAACCGTAGATTTAGACCGTGAATCTTGTTTATCTCACATTTAAATCATTTAATCAATTGCGAGCGTACCGACTATGGATATTGTGTATAGAGAAAGTCCAATCATCAGTCTGGGTCATGCATTAGTGAACCCCGCCTCTGATTGGCTGTGACTCCAAAATCTCttgattggatgataatcatgtgT
This DNA window, taken from Magnolia sinica isolate HGM2019 chromosome 14, MsV1, whole genome shotgun sequence, encodes the following:
- the LOC131226164 gene encoding peptide methionine sulfoxide reductase B5-like, producing the protein MASSHPIPKSEEEWKAILSPEQFRILREKGTEIRGTGEYDKFFDDGIYNCAGCGSPLYKSSTKFNSGCGWPAFFEGLPGTITRTPDPDGRRTEITCTACGGHLGHVFKGEGFQTPTDERHCVNSVSIKFAPA